One Cellulosimicrobium protaetiae genomic region harbors:
- a CDS encoding AAA family ATPase, which translates to MTGQTTPSLAAALEALDAAARAAGVDEEAARDEGARLAAAVAESSPGAPAAWLAALGHDPAATGAFFTAASSARRWRTSPTDVLAALGAARSKHAAAYGQALADVARAAGHLGSPGPHVAGAAAATAAVQRTGTPQGAGPVAAPAPGRAPSGPTAPPAVGGPLAPRSAPSGADPFDLGDLLAAQGSLDALRRPAPEVPSVESILDALGARPAAAPPGPASAAPSVATPADPSPGSAAATAAQATTTTEAAAEEEPARSIEELLAELDALTGLTRVKDEIHRQTELLRVEKLRTEAGLTRPTLTRHLVFLGNPGTGKTTVARLVAGIYRALGLLEKGHLVEVDRSELVAGYLGQTAVKTSEVVATALGGVLFVDEAYGLAEDQYGAEAINTLVKDMEDHRDELVVIVAGYPGPMAEFLATNPGLESRFSTTITFEDYADAELRDIFAGMAGKSDFEPTPEALDVFARLAAAQPRTEGFGNARWARNVLDAAIARHAWRLKDTEAPTIDELRLLLPVDVVDGEGAPALLASLDPPEPADSPTDGTTEDAPVDDAPDTAPSTAEENA; encoded by the coding sequence GTGACCGGCCAGACGACCCCGAGCCTCGCGGCGGCGCTCGAAGCGCTCGACGCCGCGGCACGCGCCGCGGGCGTGGACGAGGAGGCGGCGCGCGACGAGGGCGCCCGGCTCGCGGCGGCCGTCGCCGAGTCCTCCCCCGGCGCGCCGGCGGCGTGGCTCGCCGCGCTCGGGCACGACCCGGCCGCGACGGGCGCGTTCTTCACCGCCGCGTCGAGCGCGCGGCGCTGGCGCACGTCGCCGACCGACGTCCTCGCCGCCCTCGGTGCGGCGCGCTCGAAGCACGCGGCGGCGTACGGGCAGGCGCTGGCCGACGTCGCGCGCGCGGCGGGGCACCTCGGCTCGCCCGGACCGCACGTGGCCGGGGCCGCCGCCGCGACGGCGGCGGTCCAACGGACGGGTACCCCGCAGGGGGCCGGTCCGGTGGCTGCTCCGGCTCCGGGTCGGGCACCGTCCGGCCCGACGGCGCCGCCCGCCGTGGGCGGCCCCCTCGCCCCGCGCTCCGCGCCGAGTGGCGCGGACCCGTTCGACCTCGGCGACCTGCTCGCCGCGCAGGGCTCGCTCGACGCCCTGCGTCGCCCCGCGCCCGAGGTCCCCTCGGTCGAGTCGATCCTCGACGCGCTCGGCGCGCGCCCGGCCGCGGCACCGCCCGGCCCGGCGTCCGCGGCGCCGTCGGTCGCGACCCCGGCGGACCCGTCCCCGGGCTCCGCGGCCGCGACCGCCGCGCAGGCGACGACGACCACCGAGGCGGCCGCCGAGGAGGAGCCCGCGCGATCGATCGAGGAGCTGCTCGCCGAGCTCGACGCGCTCACCGGGCTCACGCGCGTGAAGGACGAGATCCACCGCCAGACCGAGCTGCTGCGCGTCGAGAAGCTGCGCACCGAGGCCGGCCTGACCCGCCCGACGCTCACGCGCCACCTCGTGTTCCTCGGCAACCCCGGCACGGGCAAGACGACGGTCGCGCGGCTCGTCGCGGGGATCTACCGCGCGCTCGGACTGCTCGAGAAGGGCCACCTCGTCGAGGTGGACCGGTCCGAGCTCGTCGCGGGCTACCTGGGCCAGACCGCCGTCAAGACGTCCGAGGTCGTCGCGACCGCGCTCGGCGGCGTGCTGTTCGTCGACGAGGCGTACGGTCTCGCGGAGGACCAGTACGGCGCAGAGGCCATCAACACGCTCGTCAAGGACATGGAGGACCACCGCGACGAGCTCGTCGTCATCGTGGCCGGCTACCCCGGCCCGATGGCGGAGTTCCTCGCCACGAACCCCGGCCTCGAGTCGCGGTTCTCCACGACCATCACCTTCGAGGACTACGCCGACGCCGAGCTGCGCGACATCTTCGCGGGCATGGCGGGGAAGTCCGACTTCGAGCCGACCCCCGAGGCGCTCGACGTGTTCGCCCGGCTCGCCGCGGCGCAGCCGCGCACCGAGGGCTTCGGCAACGCGCGCTGGGCCCGCAACGTGCTCGACGCCGCGATCGCGCGCCACGCGTGGCGCCTCAAGGACACCGAGGCGCCGACGATCGACGAGCTCCGCCTCCTGCTGCCCGTCGACGTCGTCGACGGCGAGGGCGCCCCCGCGCTGCTCGCCTCGCTCGACCCGCCGGAGCCCGCGGATTCGCCGACCGACGGCACGACCGAGGACGCTCCCGTCGACGACGCACCCGACACCGCCCCCTCCACCGCCGAGGAGAACGCATGA
- a CDS encoding fatty acid desaturase family protein, giving the protein MSASSERSRTTGVVARARPSANRTTRDYSVLAKIVRESGLLRRRYAYYWTRLVLTVAALGAVWAGVVLVGDSWWQLALAAALALVLSQLAFLGHDSSHRQIFRSRAWNDWTARILANALVGLSHVWWTTKHDAHHAAPNQEGHDPDISPGVVAFTPAALASRRGWRAWLAHRQGWYFFPLLTLEGLHLHVASVRKVLGRGPVPHRGVEVPVLLARLALYLVALGVLLPPALALAFLAVQLAVFGVLLGGAFAPNHKGMPIVPATADIDFLRRQVLMSRNIRGGAVVDFLMGGLNRQVEHHLFPSMPRPNLRTVQPLVREYCSQLGVTYTEVGFFASYRIVIGYLNDVPGRARDPFSCPLAAGLGR; this is encoded by the coding sequence GTGTCCGCTTCGAGTGAGCGGTCGCGCACGACCGGCGTCGTCGCCCGCGCGCGCCCTTCGGCGAACCGGACCACGCGCGACTACTCGGTGCTCGCGAAGATCGTGCGCGAGTCCGGGCTCCTGCGCCGGCGCTACGCGTACTACTGGACCCGGCTCGTCCTGACGGTTGCCGCCCTGGGGGCGGTGTGGGCGGGTGTCGTGCTCGTGGGTGACTCGTGGTGGCAGCTCGCGCTCGCCGCGGCGCTCGCGCTCGTGCTCTCCCAGCTCGCGTTCCTCGGCCACGACAGCTCCCACCGGCAGATCTTCCGGTCGCGCGCGTGGAACGACTGGACCGCGCGCATCCTGGCCAACGCGCTCGTCGGGCTGAGCCACGTCTGGTGGACCACCAAGCACGACGCCCACCACGCGGCACCGAACCAGGAGGGTCACGACCCGGACATCTCGCCGGGGGTCGTCGCCTTCACGCCTGCGGCCCTGGCCAGCCGCCGCGGCTGGCGCGCGTGGCTGGCCCACCGGCAGGGCTGGTACTTCTTCCCGCTCCTCACCCTCGAAGGGCTCCACCTGCACGTCGCGAGCGTGCGCAAGGTGCTCGGACGCGGGCCCGTGCCACACCGTGGCGTGGAGGTGCCGGTCCTGCTCGCGCGGCTCGCGCTCTACCTGGTCGCGCTGGGCGTGCTCCTGCCCCCGGCTCTCGCGCTCGCGTTCCTCGCCGTCCAGCTCGCCGTGTTCGGTGTCCTGCTCGGCGGTGCGTTCGCGCCCAACCACAAGGGCATGCCGATCGTGCCCGCGACGGCGGACATCGACTTCCTGCGCCGCCAGGTGCTGATGTCCCGCAACATCCGCGGGGGCGCCGTCGTCGACTTCCTCATGGGCGGCCTGAACCGGCAGGTCGAGCATCACCTCTTCCCGAGCATGCCGCGACCGAACCTCAGGACGGTCCAGCCCCTCGTGCGCGAGTACTGCTCGCAGCTCGGGGTCACCTACACCGAGGTCGGCTTCTTCGCCTCGTACCGCATCGTGATCGGCTACCTCAACGACGTCCCCGGCCGTGCCCGCGACCCGTTCTCCTGCCCCCTGGCCGCCGGCCTCGGCAGGTGA
- a CDS encoding lipopolysaccharide assembly protein LapA domain-containing protein, whose amino-acid sequence MATIPPLASATNGEPTAAVHGTRPSSVTRTSGAPAGAPRTRAGATWVGLCVAALVLVALIVFMLQNTQAVLVSFLGWQGSVPLALALLVAGVGVGVVALVVGTLRIHQLRRRLAQHR is encoded by the coding sequence ATGGCCACCATCCCACCCCTGGCGTCCGCCACCAACGGCGAGCCGACAGCGGCTGTCCACGGCACCCGTCCGAGTTCCGTCACCCGCACCTCCGGCGCCCCGGCCGGTGCACCCCGTACACGTGCCGGCGCCACCTGGGTCGGGTTGTGCGTCGCCGCCCTCGTCCTCGTCGCGCTCATCGTCTTCATGCTCCAGAACACCCAGGCCGTGCTCGTCTCCTTCCTGGGCTGGCAGGGCTCCGTCCCGCTCGCGCTCGCCCTGCTCGTCGCCGGCGTCGGGGTCGGGGTCGTCGCCCTCGTCGTCGGCACGCTGCGCATCCACCAGCTCCGCCGCCGCCTCGCGCAACACCGGTAG
- a CDS encoding DUF6221 family protein, translating into MTAVVVPPRALVVLVLHERVALGEEGFGLADVTWADPAINHTSTLHRRAALAVWDRTAGPGAGAGHWWEDGEMTLTEFLLARIDEDEAASAASDDAVPGGPWSRSRRLDECAVKRRIITLAYEATGYDMTVDLERETDERSESGVAFVGDRILRALATPYAEHPDYDPRWATGT; encoded by the coding sequence GTGACCGCCGTCGTCGTCCCACCGCGCGCCCTCGTCGTCCTCGTCCTGCACGAGCGCGTCGCGCTCGGGGAGGAGGGCTTCGGACTGGCCGACGTCACGTGGGCCGATCCGGCGATCAACCACACCTCGACACTACACCGGCGGGCGGCGCTCGCCGTCTGGGATCGGACCGCGGGGCCGGGGGCCGGGGCCGGGCACTGGTGGGAGGATGGCGAGATGACGCTGACCGAGTTCCTGCTCGCCAGGATCGACGAGGACGAGGCGGCCTCCGCGGCGTCCGATGACGCGGTTCCGGGCGGTCCGTGGTCTCGGTCGCGGCGGCTGGACGAGTGTGCGGTGAAGCGGCGCATCATCACCCTCGCCTACGAGGCGACCGGGTACGACATGACGGTCGACCTCGAGCGGGAGACGGACGAGCGCAGCGAGAGCGGTGTCGCCTTCGTCGGGGACCGCATCCTCAGGGCCCTCGCGACCCCCTACGCCGAGCACCCGGACTACGACCCTCGCTGGGCGACGGGAACGTGA
- a CDS encoding PPOX class F420-dependent oxidoreductase has product MLVAGPHVAHLATVLPDGGPHVVPLWVGWEGDRLAFLTGPGSRKARNLARDPRVAVSVTETGNPFVMATLRGRVVEVLDGDAGWAVVDRLSELYTGGPYPRGEERHAYLVEIDRATAPSFG; this is encoded by the coding sequence GTGCTCGTCGCCGGACCGCACGTCGCGCACCTCGCGACCGTCCTGCCCGACGGCGGCCCGCACGTCGTGCCGCTCTGGGTCGGCTGGGAGGGGGACCGGCTCGCGTTCCTCACGGGCCCCGGCTCGCGCAAGGCGCGCAACCTCGCGCGCGACCCGCGCGTCGCGGTGTCCGTGACGGAGACCGGGAACCCGTTCGTCATGGCGACCCTGCGCGGTCGCGTCGTCGAGGTGCTCGACGGCGACGCGGGCTGGGCCGTCGTCGACCGGCTCTCCGAGCTCTACACCGGCGGCCCCTACCCGCGCGGCGAGGAGCGGCACGCCTACCTGGTCGAGATCGACCGCGCGACGGCCCCGTCGTTCGGTTGA
- a CDS encoding SDR family NAD(P)-dependent oxidoreductase, with protein MQLAGKNAVVYGAAGSMGSAVSRAFAAAGAHVFLAGRTAATLDALAEEIRAAGGRAGTAVVDATDKESVDAHAALVVERAGSLDVSFNAVAYDVLQNVPLVEMSLQDFVAPIVSATTTHFLTATAAARHMIAQGSGAIVMLSSTAARESRHEMGGFSLACASIETLVRSLAGEVGRHGVRVVGLRPNFTPETVGASDDDLPMLVKDTLLGRLPRLSEVAGTAVYLASDAAGATTGVVVDLSCGAIV; from the coding sequence ATGCAGCTCGCCGGGAAGAACGCGGTGGTCTACGGGGCCGCGGGGTCGATGGGGTCGGCGGTGAGCCGCGCGTTCGCCGCCGCGGGCGCGCACGTCTTCCTCGCGGGACGGACGGCCGCCACGCTCGACGCGCTCGCCGAGGAGATCCGGGCCGCCGGCGGGCGGGCGGGCACCGCCGTCGTCGACGCGACGGACAAGGAGTCGGTCGACGCGCACGCGGCGCTCGTGGTCGAGCGGGCAGGGAGCCTCGACGTGTCCTTCAACGCCGTCGCGTACGACGTGCTCCAGAACGTCCCGCTCGTCGAGATGTCCCTCCAGGACTTCGTGGCGCCGATCGTGTCCGCGACGACGACCCACTTCCTCACGGCGACCGCGGCGGCGCGGCACATGATCGCCCAGGGGTCCGGGGCGATCGTCATGCTCTCGTCGACGGCCGCGCGGGAGTCGCGCCACGAGATGGGCGGGTTCAGCCTCGCGTGCGCCTCGATCGAGACCCTCGTGCGCAGCCTCGCCGGCGAGGTCGGCCGCCACGGCGTGCGGGTCGTCGGGCTCCGGCCCAACTTCACGCCCGAGACCGTCGGCGCGTCGGACGACGACCTGCCCATGCTCGTCAAGGACACGCTGCTCGGCCGCCTGCCGCGGCTCTCCGAGGTCGCCGGCACGGCCGTCTACCTCGCGTCCGACGCCGCGGGTGCGACGACGGGGGTCGTCGTCGACCTGTCGTGCGGGGCGATCGTGTGA
- a CDS encoding glutamate ABC transporter substrate-binding protein, which produces MTQTLATPDRSRRAGARRRRTGVVATVLATALVLAACSGPSGADDLRLTEAPPEETAEEAPAAPAAPAECADPLASYAPEGALPGPDALPGGSTMAAIRDRGSLIVGVSADTLLMGARNSLSGQIEGFDIDVLHEISRAIFGDPDRLTFRVITSGQRLEVLENGEVDLVARAFTINCERWESIAFSAEYYHAGQKVLVTRDSTASGIADLEGQRVCAPEGTTTLTRLEQFSGIEPVPATTHTQCLVLFQQGKVDAITGDDTILAGFAAQDPYAKVVGEAISDEPYGIGVPAQNVDMVRFVNGVLEQMKSDGRWAAIYGEWLGGLGPAPTPPAAVYGRTP; this is translated from the coding sequence GTGACCCAGACGCTCGCCACCCCCGACCGGAGCCGCCGCGCCGGCGCCCGCCGGCGCCGCACCGGCGTCGTCGCCACCGTGCTCGCCACGGCGCTCGTGCTCGCCGCGTGCTCGGGACCGTCCGGTGCGGACGACCTGCGCCTCACCGAGGCGCCCCCGGAGGAGACCGCCGAGGAGGCTCCCGCCGCCCCGGCCGCTCCCGCGGAGTGCGCCGACCCCCTCGCGTCGTACGCGCCCGAGGGCGCGCTGCCCGGCCCGGACGCCCTGCCGGGCGGCAGCACGATGGCCGCGATCCGCGACCGCGGCTCGCTCATCGTCGGCGTCTCGGCCGACACGCTGCTCATGGGCGCACGCAACTCGCTGTCCGGTCAGATCGAGGGCTTCGACATCGACGTGCTGCACGAGATCTCGCGCGCGATCTTCGGCGACCCCGACCGGCTGACGTTCCGGGTCATCACGTCCGGCCAGCGTCTCGAGGTGCTCGAGAACGGCGAGGTCGACCTCGTCGCGCGCGCGTTCACCATCAACTGCGAGCGGTGGGAGTCCATCGCGTTCTCCGCGGAGTACTACCACGCGGGCCAGAAGGTGCTCGTCACGCGCGACTCGACCGCGAGCGGCATCGCGGACCTCGAGGGCCAGCGCGTGTGCGCCCCGGAGGGCACGACGACGCTCACGCGCCTCGAGCAGTTCTCCGGCATCGAGCCCGTCCCGGCCACGACCCACACCCAGTGCCTCGTGCTGTTCCAGCAGGGCAAGGTCGACGCGATCACCGGTGACGACACGATCCTCGCCGGCTTCGCGGCGCAGGACCCGTACGCGAAGGTCGTCGGCGAGGCGATCAGCGACGAGCCGTACGGCATCGGCGTGCCCGCGCAGAACGTGGACATGGTGCGGTTCGTGAACGGCGTGCTCGAGCAGATGAAGTCCGACGGGCGCTGGGCCGCGATCTACGGCGAGTGGCTGGGCGGGCTCGGCCCCGCCCCGACCCCGCCGGCCGCGGTGTACGGCCGCACGCCGTGA
- a CDS encoding toxic anion resistance protein, which yields MTEAAPLQPPAPTETLTLSAPEPVKPVATTQAPSLAPRVDEAAIPGLQSKVSSYLDQLLATDTRSPEFAAKADDIRKMGDKDIRAASDVSNRMLEMPVRELREGGVSESSKVSKSLLELRRTVEDLDPSEASMGKKFLGLIPFGGKLQDYFRRYESSQKQLNAIVQSLYNGQDELRKDNAALNLEKQNLWDSMARLNQYIFIAERLDTELSTKIAELEASDPERAQALREDVLFYVRQKHQDLLTQLAVSIQGYLAMDIIMKNNVELIKGVDRATTTTVSALRTAVIVAQALANQKLVLDQITALNTTTSNMIASTSKMLADQSASIQQQAASATVGLPQLQQAFANIYATLDSISTFKTQALDSMAQTIGVLETETTKANEYLDRARRSDQSQVGNGSLDIGRL from the coding sequence ATGACCGAGGCAGCACCGCTCCAGCCCCCCGCTCCGACGGAGACGCTCACGCTCAGCGCCCCGGAGCCCGTCAAGCCGGTCGCCACCACGCAGGCTCCGTCGCTCGCCCCGCGCGTCGACGAGGCCGCGATCCCCGGCCTCCAGTCGAAGGTCTCCTCCTATCTCGACCAGCTCCTCGCGACGGACACCCGTTCGCCGGAGTTCGCCGCGAAGGCCGACGACATCCGCAAGATGGGCGACAAGGACATCCGCGCGGCCTCGGACGTCTCGAACCGCATGCTCGAGATGCCGGTCCGGGAGCTGCGCGAGGGCGGCGTCTCCGAGAGCTCGAAGGTGAGCAAGTCGCTGCTCGAGCTGCGCCGCACGGTCGAGGACCTCGACCCGAGCGAGGCGAGCATGGGCAAGAAGTTCCTGGGCCTCATCCCGTTCGGCGGGAAGCTCCAGGACTACTTCCGCCGCTACGAGAGCTCGCAGAAGCAGCTCAACGCGATCGTCCAGTCGCTCTACAACGGCCAGGACGAGCTCCGCAAGGACAACGCCGCGCTCAACCTCGAGAAGCAGAACCTCTGGGACTCGATGGCCCGGCTCAACCAGTACATCTTCATCGCCGAGCGCCTCGACACCGAGCTCTCCACGAAGATCGCCGAGCTCGAGGCGAGCGACCCCGAGCGTGCCCAGGCGCTGCGCGAGGACGTGCTGTTCTACGTCCGCCAGAAGCACCAGGACCTGCTCACGCAGCTCGCGGTGTCCATCCAGGGCTACCTCGCGATGGACATCATCATGAAGAACAACGTCGAGCTCATCAAGGGCGTCGACCGCGCGACGACGACGACGGTCTCGGCGCTGCGCACGGCCGTCATCGTGGCGCAGGCGCTCGCGAACCAGAAGCTCGTGCTCGACCAGATCACGGCGCTCAACACGACGACGTCGAACATGATCGCCTCGACCTCGAAGATGCTCGCGGACCAGTCGGCGAGCATCCAGCAGCAGGCCGCGAGCGCGACCGTCGGGCTCCCCCAGCTCCAGCAGGCGTTCGCGAACATCTATGCGACGCTCGACTCGATCTCGACCTTCAAGACGCAGGCGCTCGACTCGATGGCGCAGACCATCGGCGTGCTCGAGACCGAGACGACGAAGGCGAACGAGTACCTCGACCGCGCGCGCCGCTCGGACCAGTCCCAGGTCGGCAACGGCTCGCTCGACATCGGGCGCCTGTGA